Genomic segment of Candidatus Flexicrinis affinis:
AAGGAGGACACCGGCGTGAATCTGACCCAAATGGTCTTGCCGCATAAAGTCGAAAGCGACGCGGCAACGCGCAATTATGGTCGCTTCGTCATCAGCCCACTCGAAAAGGGCTTCGGTCTGACGTTGGGCAACGCCCTGCGCCGTGTTCTGCTGTCATCGCTGCAGGGCGCGGCGGTGACCAGCATCCGCGTCAGTGATGTGCATCACGAATTCTCCGCGATCCCCGACGTTCGCGAAGACATGACGCAGCTGATCTTGCAGGTCAAGCAGCTTCGCGTGAAGCTCGACGGCGAAGCCGCGCGGCTCCGGTTGGAGCATCGCGGCGAAGGCATTGTGACGGCGGCCGACATCCGCTGCCCGCCCGAAGTACAGATCATCAACAGCGACCTGTACTTGTTCACCGTCGACTCCCCGAACGCCCATCTTGAGATGGAGTTTGAGGTGCGTGCAGGCCGTGGCTTCAGCCCGGCGGAAGAACGCGGCCGGCTTCCGATTGGCGAACTGCCGGTCGACGCCATTTTCAGCCCGGTCAAGCGCGTGAAGTTCGAAGTCGAACCGGCACGCGTCAACAACTTGACCAACTACGACCGGCTGATCCTCGAGATTTGGACGGACGGCACGATCCGCCCGCAGGATGCGCTTGCGCAGGCTGCGCAAATCTTAATGCGCCACCTGTCGGTCATCAGCGGCATGGATCCGACGTTCGATCAGTACACCCAGTTCGAGGCGTACGACGAGGCGCGCGAGCCGCTGCAGAACAGCAAGCGCTCGCAGCTTCACGACAAGATGATTGAGGAACTCGAC
This window contains:
- a CDS encoding DNA-directed RNA polymerase subunit alpha yields the protein MVLPHKVESDAATRNYGRFVISPLEKGFGLTLGNALRRVLLSSLQGAAVTSIRVSDVHHEFSAIPDVREDMTQLILQVKQLRVKLDGEAARLRLEHRGEGIVTAADIRCPPEVQIINSDLYLFTVDSPNAHLEMEFEVRAGRGFSPAEERGRLPIGELPVDAIFSPVKRVKFEVEPARVNNLTNYDRLILEIWTDGTIRPQDALAQAAQILMRHLSVISGMDPTFDQYTQFEAYDEAREPLQNSKRSQLHDKMIEELDLSVRVFNSLKRTGITTIGDVLEMLDRGSDAMLAIRNFGEKSLDELVEKLREKGYLPSEQTEGESE